The proteins below come from a single Asanoa ferruginea genomic window:
- the acs gene encoding acetate--CoA ligase, producing MGDRNIDALLSEQRRYPPPPEFADANAGPGFYEQDPDAFWEREGRERVDWFTPFSTLREWTPPYAKWYLGGKLNACYNCVDRHVEAGAGDKVAFHWEGEPVGDRLAVTYADLQRRVVRFANTLKKIGVGRGTNVAIYLGMVPDLPVAMLACARLGAPHTVVFGGFSADSLASRINDMGCQVLITQDASWRRGRPLPLKPVADEAMTNAPGVRRCLVVRRTEVDTPMTAGRDLWYHEASAHVDDDAANCPCEPMDAEDPLFLMYTSGTTAKPKGIVHTTGGYLVGVATTHHYVFDIKQSTVYWCAADIGWITGHSYIVYGPLCNGVTSVLYEGTPDFPDKDRWWDIVERYGVTVLYTAPTAIRTHMKWGPEFARRHDLSSIRLLGSVGEPINPEAWVWYRTHIGGGRAPVVDTWWQTETGMILISPLPGVSTLKPGSAGRPFIGVTPSVVDDHGYPVTPGEGGFLVLREPWPAMLRGIHGDPSRYLATYWSRFPGDYLVGDGARVDDDGDYWLLGRIDDVMNVSGHRISTVEVESALVDDPTVAEAAVCARPDELTGQAIVAYVTLKGGRDGSRQAVATLRQHVAEKIGRLAMPANIVFTPELPKTRSGKIMRRLLRDIAEEGTLGDTTTLADPSVVEEIRTRAAAAASAAASAE from the coding sequence ATGGGCGACCGCAACATCGACGCACTGCTGTCCGAGCAGCGGCGCTACCCGCCGCCACCCGAGTTCGCCGACGCCAACGCCGGGCCCGGCTTCTACGAACAGGACCCGGACGCGTTCTGGGAGCGGGAGGGCCGCGAGCGGGTCGACTGGTTCACTCCATTCTCGACACTGCGCGAGTGGACCCCGCCCTACGCCAAGTGGTATCTCGGCGGAAAGCTCAACGCCTGCTACAACTGCGTCGACCGGCACGTCGAGGCCGGCGCCGGCGACAAGGTCGCGTTCCACTGGGAGGGCGAGCCGGTCGGTGACCGGTTGGCCGTCACCTACGCCGACCTACAGCGCCGGGTGGTGCGCTTCGCCAACACGCTGAAGAAGATCGGTGTGGGCCGCGGCACCAACGTCGCCATCTACCTGGGCATGGTGCCCGACCTGCCGGTCGCGATGCTGGCCTGCGCCCGGCTCGGCGCACCGCACACCGTGGTGTTCGGCGGCTTCTCCGCCGACTCGCTGGCCAGCCGGATCAACGACATGGGCTGCCAGGTGCTGATCACCCAGGACGCGTCGTGGCGGCGCGGGCGGCCGCTGCCGCTCAAGCCGGTCGCCGACGAAGCGATGACCAACGCGCCGGGGGTACGCCGTTGCCTGGTCGTGCGCCGCACCGAGGTCGACACACCGATGACCGCCGGCCGCGACCTCTGGTATCACGAGGCCAGCGCCCACGTCGACGACGACGCGGCCAACTGCCCGTGCGAGCCGATGGACGCCGAGGACCCGCTGTTCCTCATGTATACGAGCGGCACCACCGCCAAGCCGAAAGGCATCGTGCACACCACCGGCGGCTATCTGGTCGGCGTCGCGACCACGCACCACTATGTATTCGACATCAAACAATCAACAGTTTATTGGTGCGCGGCCGACATCGGCTGGATCACCGGCCACAGCTACATCGTCTACGGTCCACTGTGTAATGGCGTGACGAGCGTCCTCTACGAGGGCACGCCGGACTTCCCGGACAAGGACCGGTGGTGGGACATCGTCGAGCGCTACGGCGTCACGGTGCTCTACACGGCGCCCACCGCGATCCGCACCCACATGAAGTGGGGTCCGGAATTCGCCCGCCGGCACGACCTGTCGTCGATCCGGCTGCTCGGCAGCGTCGGCGAACCGATCAACCCGGAGGCCTGGGTCTGGTACCGCACCCACATCGGCGGCGGCCGCGCACCGGTCGTCGACACGTGGTGGCAGACCGAGACCGGCATGATCCTGATCAGCCCGCTGCCCGGCGTGAGCACGCTCAAGCCCGGCTCGGCCGGCCGGCCGTTCATCGGCGTCACGCCCTCGGTCGTCGACGACCACGGCTATCCGGTCACGCCCGGTGAGGGCGGCTTCCTCGTGCTGCGCGAGCCGTGGCCGGCGATGCTGCGCGGCATCCACGGCGACCCGTCGCGCTACCTCGCCACCTACTGGTCGCGCTTCCCGGGCGACTACCTGGTCGGCGACGGGGCGCGCGTCGACGACGACGGCGACTACTGGCTGCTCGGCCGGATCGACGACGTGATGAACGTGTCCGGCCACCGCATCTCGACGGTCGAGGTCGAGAGCGCATTGGTCGACGACCCGACCGTGGCCGAGGCCGCCGTGTGCGCCCGGCCGGATGAGCTGACCGGCCAGGCGATCGTGGCGTATGTGACGCTCAAGGGCGGTCGCGACGGCTCCCGCCAGGCGGTGGCGACGCTGCGGCAGCATGTGGCGGAGAAGATCGGCAGGCTGGCCATGCCGGCCAACATCGTCTTCACACCCGAGCTACCGAAGACCCGGAGCGGCAAGATCATGCGTCGCCTGCTCCGCGACATCGCCGAGGAGGGCACCCTCGGCGACACCACGACGCTGGCCGACCCATCGGTGGTGGAGGAAATCCGCACCCGCGCGGCCGCCGCTGCTTCCGCCGCCGCCTCCGCCGAATAG
- a CDS encoding TetR/AcrR family transcriptional regulator — protein sequence MDKLLWEPSPGPRRGPRPAFTVDDIARAGIAIADADGLAAVTMQRVADQLGVTKMALYRYVPGKAELVALMLDIGLGGPPPRGDLGWRAALDAWSRALFVEFAAHPWSLEASVGARVMGPNELGWLEEAVAALTGTGLDGSEMLDVAVTLVGHVRSLAQQTAGSPPGTEAALDDAIAGLVHGREDRFPALAAAIDDARTSGKQDQALDFGLARILDGVAVLIDQRAGVTSAHPAP from the coding sequence ATGGACAAGCTGTTGTGGGAGCCCTCCCCTGGGCCTCGGCGCGGGCCGCGGCCGGCGTTCACGGTCGACGACATCGCGCGCGCCGGGATCGCCATCGCCGACGCCGACGGGCTGGCCGCCGTCACCATGCAGCGGGTCGCCGACCAGCTCGGGGTGACCAAGATGGCGCTCTACCGGTATGTGCCGGGCAAGGCCGAACTGGTCGCGCTGATGCTCGACATCGGCCTCGGCGGACCGCCGCCGCGTGGCGACCTCGGCTGGCGGGCAGCGCTCGATGCGTGGTCCCGGGCGCTGTTCGTCGAGTTCGCCGCCCATCCGTGGTCGTTGGAGGCCTCGGTCGGCGCCCGGGTGATGGGCCCCAACGAGCTCGGTTGGCTCGAGGAGGCGGTGGCCGCGCTGACCGGCACTGGGCTCGACGGCAGCGAGATGCTCGACGTGGCGGTGACGCTGGTCGGCCACGTCCGCAGCCTGGCGCAGCAGACGGCCGGGTCGCCGCCGGGCACCGAGGCCGCTCTCGACGACGCGATCGCCGGCCTGGTGCACGGCCGCGAAGACCGCTTCCCCGCGTTGGCGGCGGCGATCGACGACGCGCGCACCAGCGGCAAGCAGGACCAGGCGCTCGACTTCGGCCTCGCCCGCATCCTCGACGGCGTCGCCGTCCTGATCGACCAGCGCGCTGGCGTCACATCAGCCCATCCCGCCCCGTAA
- a CDS encoding ThuA domain-containing protein, protein MADVASPIRVTVWGEGRHEKRDATVAAHYPDGMHATIAAGIREHAGAAVTVRCTTLDDPEQGLPDAVLAETDVLTWWGHIAHDEVADELVDRVQQRVLAGMGLVVLHSGHWSKIFKRLMGTSCALRWRNGDDRELVWTVDPTHPVAAGVPSPIVIPAQEMYGEFFDIPAPDELVFVSSFTGGEVFRSGCAFRRGRGRIFYFSPGDQDYPVYHHPDVRRVIANAAVWVAGPAREVTPIAYAPTGWFE, encoded by the coding sequence ATGGCTGACGTGGCGAGCCCGATCCGCGTGACGGTGTGGGGCGAGGGCCGGCACGAGAAACGCGACGCCACCGTGGCCGCGCACTATCCCGACGGGATGCACGCCACCATCGCCGCCGGCATCCGGGAGCACGCCGGCGCGGCCGTCACCGTGCGATGCACCACATTGGACGATCCCGAACAGGGCCTGCCGGATGCCGTGCTCGCCGAGACCGACGTGTTGACCTGGTGGGGTCACATCGCGCACGACGAGGTCGCCGACGAGCTGGTCGACCGGGTGCAGCAACGCGTGCTCGCGGGCATGGGCCTGGTCGTGTTGCACTCGGGGCACTGGTCGAAAATCTTCAAACGCCTCATGGGTACGAGCTGCGCGCTCCGCTGGCGCAACGGCGACGACCGCGAGCTGGTCTGGACCGTCGACCCGACGCACCCGGTCGCGGCCGGCGTGCCGAGCCCGATCGTCATCCCGGCGCAGGAGATGTATGGCGAGTTCTTCGACATCCCGGCGCCCGACGAGCTGGTCTTCGTCAGCTCCTTCACCGGCGGCGAGGTGTTCCGCAGCGGCTGCGCGTTCCGCCGGGGCCGCGGCCGGATCTTCTACTTCAGCCCCGGCGACCAGGACTATCCGGTTTACCACCACCCCGACGTGCGGCGGGTGATCGCCAACGCGGCGGTCTGGGTGGCGGGGCCGGCGCGCGAGGTGACGCCGATCGCCTACGCGCCGACGGGTTGGTTCGAATGA
- a CDS encoding DUF305 domain-containing protein, whose amino-acid sequence MTRRRWAVLAALAAVLLAGCGKADQAAAPAPSYNDTDVMFLQMMLAHHEPEAKLLELGKKQSRDPAVRQVAVELDIEQAADTRTIRDRLTGWGQPLVSTANHSAHEAHGGLPLLDDAELLRLASLTGDEFDSTFLTMLIGHQHGAVELAHMETATGVDPATRELAARTDETVRAQLQQLLKMVA is encoded by the coding sequence GTGACCAGACGGCGATGGGCAGTGCTGGCGGCGCTGGCGGCGGTGCTGCTCGCCGGGTGCGGCAAAGCGGACCAGGCGGCCGCGCCCGCACCGTCCTACAACGACACCGACGTGATGTTCCTCCAGATGATGCTCGCCCACCACGAGCCCGAGGCGAAGCTGCTCGAGCTGGGCAAGAAGCAGTCGCGCGACCCAGCGGTGCGGCAGGTCGCGGTCGAGCTCGACATCGAGCAGGCGGCCGACACGCGCACGATCCGAGACCGCCTCACGGGCTGGGGTCAGCCGCTCGTCTCGACCGCGAACCACAGCGCGCACGAGGCGCACGGTGGGCTGCCGCTGCTCGACGACGCCGAGTTGCTCCGGCTCGCCAGCCTGACCGGCGACGAGTTCGACAGCACGTTTCTCACCATGCTGATCGGCCACCAGCACGGCGCCGTGGAGTTGGCCCACATGGAGACCGCCACCGGCGTTGACCCGGCGACCCGGGAACTGGCCGCGCGCACCGACGAGACCGTCCGCGCCCAGCTCCAACAACTCCTGAAGATGGTCGCCTAG
- the arsM gene encoding arsenite methyltransferase, translated as MTTRDQVRERYAAAAVRVLGNAGTAPGCGCGPSAEVGGGSAAEGGSAAEGGSAAEGGCCGPSVEAGGSAAGGGSAAGGGSAAEGGCCGPSVEAGGSAAGGGSAAEGGCCGLSAQGGGSAAAAEGGCCGQSVEAQSDGFGARLYSAAERSELPGAALEASLGCGNPLMVAELNAGETVLDLGSGGGIDVLLSARRVGAAGKAYGLDMTDEMLDLARRNAAEAGATNVEFLRGHIEDIPLPADSVDVVISNCVINLSTDKPAVFASTHRVLKPGGRIGVSDIVAENHLSAAERAERGEWVGCIAGALSIVEYERGLVAAGFVDVEITPTHEVAAGMHSAIIRARKPGA; from the coding sequence ATGACAACGCGTGATCAGGTGCGGGAGCGCTACGCGGCGGCCGCGGTCCGGGTGCTCGGCAACGCCGGCACGGCGCCGGGCTGCGGCTGTGGCCCGTCAGCCGAGGTCGGCGGCGGGTCGGCGGCCGAGGGCGGGTCGGCGGCCGAAGGCGGGTCGGCGGCCGAGGGTGGCTGCTGCGGGCCGTCGGTCGAGGCCGGCGGGTCGGCGGCCGGGGGCGGGTCGGCGGCCGGGGGCGGGTCGGCGGCCGAGGGCGGTTGCTGCGGGCCGTCGGTCGAGGCCGGCGGGTCGGCGGCCGGGGGCGGGTCGGCGGCCGAGGGCGGTTGCTGCGGGCTTTCAGCACAGGGCGGCGGGTCGGCAGCGGCGGCCGAGGGCGGCTGCTGCGGGCAGTCTGTGGAGGCGCAGTCAGACGGGTTCGGCGCCCGGCTCTACTCGGCGGCCGAGCGGTCGGAACTGCCCGGGGCGGCGTTGGAGGCCAGCCTCGGCTGCGGCAACCCGCTGATGGTCGCCGAGCTCAACGCGGGCGAGACGGTGCTCGACCTGGGATCGGGCGGCGGCATCGACGTCCTGCTGTCGGCTCGGCGGGTCGGTGCTGCCGGCAAGGCCTACGGGCTCGACATGACGGACGAGATGTTGGATCTGGCCCGCCGCAACGCCGCCGAGGCGGGAGCGACGAACGTCGAGTTCCTGCGCGGCCACATCGAGGACATCCCGCTGCCGGCGGACAGTGTCGATGTGGTGATCTCGAACTGTGTGATCAACCTGTCGACGGACAAGCCCGCGGTGTTCGCCTCGACCCACCGGGTCCTGAAGCCCGGCGGCCGGATCGGCGTCTCCGACATCGTGGCCGAGAACCACCTGAGCGCGGCCGAGCGGGCCGAGCGCGGCGAGTGGGTCGGCTGCATCGCGGGCGCACTCTCGATCGTCGAATACGAGCGGGGTCTTGTCGCGGCCGGTTTTGTCGACGTCGAGATCACGCCGACGCACGAAGTCGCCGCCGGCATGCACTCCGCGATCATCCGGGCGCGTAAGCCCGGCGCCTAG
- a CDS encoding ArsR/SmtB family transcription factor has translation MGTQLRITDVSTAACCTPMVDEALTAAAAADLARGFKALGDPVRLRLLSLIAARAGDEVCVCDLTDAFDVKGPTISHHLKVLRDAGLIDCERRGTWVYYWIIPTALAPLSQLLDTSALSTATAR, from the coding sequence GTGGGAACGCAACTGAGGATCACCGACGTCAGCACTGCCGCGTGCTGCACTCCGATGGTCGACGAGGCACTGACCGCTGCCGCCGCCGCCGACCTCGCGCGCGGCTTCAAGGCGCTCGGCGACCCGGTCCGGCTCCGCCTGCTCTCCCTCATCGCCGCCCGGGCCGGCGACGAGGTGTGCGTCTGCGACCTCACCGACGCCTTCGACGTCAAGGGCCCGACGATCTCCCACCACCTCAAGGTGCTCCGCGATGCCGGCCTCATCGACTGCGAGCGCCGCGGCACCTGGGTCTACTACTGGATCATCCCGACCGCCCTGGCGCCGCTGTCGCAACTCCTCGACACCTCGGCGTTGTCGACCGCGACCGCGCGTTAG
- a CDS encoding lytic polysaccharide monooxygenase: MRRRIMLPVLTVAALLVSMFVAAPAQAHGYISSPPSRQALCAQGVVPNCGDIVYEPQSVEAPKGSMQCNGGGSRFSVLNDNSRNWPATSVGQSVTFNWVLTARHSTSTWEYFVGGSRIAVFDDHGAQPGATKSHNVSLGGRTGRITVLARWNIADTVNAFYACVDLQVGSGGGGGTNPPPPPPPTSCGTAWSASAVYNGGAIVSYNGRRWQAQWWTQGETPGTTGEWGVWRDQGACS, translated from the coding sequence ATGCGTAGACGCATCATGCTTCCGGTGCTGACCGTCGCCGCCCTGCTGGTCTCGATGTTCGTGGCCGCGCCGGCTCAGGCGCACGGTTACATCTCCTCACCACCCAGCCGACAGGCGCTGTGCGCGCAGGGTGTGGTGCCAAACTGCGGTGACATCGTGTACGAGCCGCAGAGTGTCGAAGCGCCCAAGGGCTCGATGCAGTGCAACGGCGGCGGCAGCCGGTTCAGCGTGCTCAACGACAACAGCCGCAACTGGCCGGCAACCTCGGTCGGGCAGAGCGTGACGTTCAACTGGGTGCTCACCGCCCGGCACTCGACCAGCACGTGGGAATACTTCGTCGGCGGCAGCCGGATCGCGGTCTTCGACGACCACGGCGCGCAGCCCGGCGCCACCAAGTCGCACAACGTCAGCCTCGGCGGCCGCACCGGCCGGATCACCGTGCTGGCCCGGTGGAATATCGCCGACACTGTGAACGCCTTCTACGCCTGTGTCGACCTCCAGGTCGGCAGTGGCGGTGGCGGCGGCACCAACCCGCCACCGCCGCCTCCGCCGACGAGTTGCGGTACGGCGTGGAGCGCGAGCGCGGTCTACAACGGCGGCGCGATCGTCTCCTACAACGGCCGGCGCTGGCAGGCCCAGTGGTGGACGCAGGGCGAGACGCCCGGCACCACCGGCGAGTGGGGCGTCTGGCGCGACCAGGGCGCCTGTTCCTGA
- the ctaD gene encoding cytochrome c oxidase subunit I, protein MTSVVPKPIVTRPWPVREQVRGSALGRLIRTTDAKQIGILYLTTAFGFFVAGGIMALLMRAELARPGLQFLSTEQYNQLFTMHGTIMLLLFATPILFAFANFIVPLQIGAPDVAFPRLNAFAYWLYLFGGSLVLLGFLTPSGAADFGWFAYTPLSDVENSPGIGPNMWVFGLVISGLGTILGGVNMITTIITLRAPGMTMFRMPIFTWNILVTSLLVILVFPLLAATLLALGADRILDAKVYEPSAGGPLLWQHLFWFFGHPEVYIVALPFFGIVTEVIPVFSRKPLFGYKGLVGATIAIAALSMTVWAHHMFATGQVLLPFFSFLSYLIAVPTGVKFFNWIGSMWRGQITFETPMLFSIGFLVTFLLGGLTGVLLASPPVDWHVSDSYFVVAHFHYVLFGTIVFAVYSGVYFWFPKMFGRMLDDRLGKVHFWLTFIGFHTTFLVQHWLGNEGMPRRYADYRPTDGFTTLNEISTIGAFILGASTIPFIYNCWKAYKAGPVVLADDPWGHGNSLEWATSSPPPLRNFDRMPRIRSERPAFDLKFPELAAGSQSIAGPPEGGAKPFSRESDGGASYPEDTSRR, encoded by the coding sequence TTGACGTCCGTAGTTCCAAAGCCGATCGTGACGCGTCCGTGGCCGGTGCGGGAGCAGGTGCGTGGTTCCGCGCTCGGCCGCCTGATCCGGACCACCGACGCCAAGCAGATCGGCATCCTCTACCTGACCACGGCGTTCGGCTTCTTCGTGGCCGGCGGCATCATGGCGCTGCTGATGCGCGCCGAACTCGCCCGGCCGGGACTCCAGTTCCTGTCGACCGAGCAATACAACCAGCTCTTCACGATGCACGGCACGATCATGCTGTTGCTGTTCGCGACGCCGATCCTGTTCGCGTTCGCCAACTTCATCGTGCCGCTCCAGATCGGTGCGCCGGACGTCGCGTTCCCGCGGCTCAACGCGTTCGCGTACTGGCTGTATCTGTTCGGTGGTTCGCTGGTCCTGCTCGGGTTCCTGACACCCAGCGGTGCCGCCGACTTCGGCTGGTTCGCCTACACGCCGCTGAGCGATGTGGAGAACTCGCCGGGCATCGGCCCCAACATGTGGGTGTTCGGCCTGGTGATCTCCGGTCTGGGCACGATCCTCGGCGGCGTCAACATGATCACCACGATCATCACGCTGCGGGCGCCCGGCATGACCATGTTCCGGATGCCGATCTTCACCTGGAACATCCTGGTCACCAGCCTGCTCGTCATCCTGGTGTTCCCGCTGCTCGCGGCCACCCTGCTGGCGCTGGGCGCCGACCGAATACTCGATGCCAAGGTCTATGAACCGTCAGCCGGCGGTCCACTGCTCTGGCAACACCTCTTCTGGTTCTTCGGCCATCCCGAGGTCTATATCGTCGCGTTGCCGTTCTTCGGCATCGTCACCGAGGTCATCCCGGTCTTCTCGCGCAAGCCGCTGTTCGGCTACAAGGGACTGGTCGGCGCCACCATCGCGATCGCCGCGCTGTCGATGACCGTGTGGGCGCACCACATGTTCGCCACCGGCCAGGTGCTGCTGCCGTTCTTCAGCTTCCTCAGCTATCTGATCGCGGTGCCCACCGGAGTGAAGTTCTTCAACTGGATCGGCTCGATGTGGCGCGGCCAGATCACGTTCGAGACGCCGATGCTGTTCTCCATCGGCTTCCTGGTCACCTTCCTGCTCGGCGGCCTCACCGGCGTGTTGCTGGCCAGCCCGCCGGTCGACTGGCACGTCTCGGACTCCTACTTCGTGGTGGCGCACTTCCACTACGTACTCTTCGGCACGATCGTGTTCGCGGTCTATTCCGGCGTCTATTTCTGGTTCCCGAAGATGTTCGGCCGGATGCTCGACGACCGGCTCGGCAAGGTGCACTTCTGGCTGACCTTCATCGGCTTCCATACAACGTTCCTGGTGCAGCACTGGCTGGGCAACGAGGGGATGCCGCGGCGCTACGCCGACTATCGGCCGACCGACGGCTTCACGACGCTCAACGAGATCTCGACGATCGGCGCGTTCATCCTCGGTGCGTCGACGATCCCGTTCATCTACAACTGCTGGAAGGCCTACAAGGCCGGTCCGGTGGTGCTGGCCGACGACCCGTGGGGACACGGCAACTCGCTGGAGTGGGCGACCTCCTCGCCGCCGCCGCTGCGCAACTTCGACCGGATGCCGCGGATCCGCTCCGAGCGGCCGGCGTTCGACCTGAAGTTCCCGGAACTCGCGGCCGGCTCCCAGTCGATCGCCGGCCCGCCGGAGGGTGGGGCCAAGCCGTTCAGCCGGGAGTCCGATGGCGGAGCCTCGTACCCGGAGGACACGTCCCGGCGCTGA
- a CDS encoding FAD-dependent monooxygenase — protein MSSALSGFRVLISGAGIAGPALACFLNDAGAETTVVEIAPGLRNSGFAVDFRGPTHMRVLERLGVLDELKAVQTHAGAMRTVDAAGRTIFELPAEFAGGDVEVRRRDLTAVLHRRSADRTSYVFGDSIATLRDGPDGVEVEFRSGRQVTYDAVIGADGIHSTVRRLAIGPEDTFVKHLGYHIAGWDVPNDVGALLAVSQAYNVPGRMASVAADDRDPDRAGAMVVWSSGALGVGWLDVPAQKRAIHTAFAGLGWHVPKLLAGLTEVPDLYFDSISRVSVPRWHAGRVALLGDAAWGVTLGGMGVGTGVVGAYVLAGELARTNGDPGTAFPAYEKWMRSFAGRWQKGASPGHFLAPSSRPGLWLRNTMFRRAAVRRLLVSSSTSLASSADLPDYS, from the coding sequence ATGTCCAGCGCGCTCAGTGGGTTCCGGGTGCTGATCTCCGGGGCGGGGATCGCCGGGCCGGCGCTTGCCTGCTTCCTCAATGACGCCGGTGCCGAGACGACCGTGGTGGAGATCGCGCCGGGGTTGCGCAACAGCGGGTTCGCCGTCGACTTCCGCGGGCCCACGCATATGCGGGTGCTGGAGCGGCTCGGCGTGCTCGACGAGCTCAAGGCCGTCCAGACGCACGCCGGCGCGATGCGCACCGTCGACGCGGCCGGGCGGACGATCTTCGAACTGCCGGCCGAGTTCGCCGGTGGCGACGTCGAGGTGCGCCGGCGCGACCTGACCGCCGTGCTGCACCGGCGCAGTGCCGACCGCACCAGCTACGTGTTCGGCGACTCGATCGCCACCCTGCGCGACGGGCCCGACGGCGTCGAGGTCGAGTTCCGCAGCGGTCGGCAGGTGACCTACGACGCGGTGATCGGTGCCGACGGGATCCACTCGACGGTCCGGCGGCTGGCCATCGGGCCGGAGGACACGTTCGTCAAGCACCTCGGCTACCACATCGCCGGTTGGGACGTGCCCAACGACGTGGGCGCGCTGCTCGCGGTGTCGCAGGCCTACAACGTGCCGGGCCGGATGGCGAGCGTCGCCGCCGACGACCGGGACCCGGACCGCGCCGGTGCGATGGTCGTCTGGTCGTCGGGGGCGCTCGGCGTCGGGTGGCTCGACGTGCCGGCCCAGAAGCGCGCCATCCACACGGCCTTCGCCGGCCTTGGGTGGCACGTGCCAAAACTGCTGGCCGGCCTGACCGAGGTGCCCGACCTCTACTTCGACTCGATCAGCCGGGTGTCGGTGCCGCGCTGGCACGCCGGCCGGGTGGCGCTGCTGGGCGACGCCGCGTGGGGCGTCACGCTCGGCGGCATGGGTGTCGGCACCGGCGTGGTCGGTGCCTACGTGCTGGCCGGCGAGTTGGCCCGGACCAATGGCGACCCGGGGACCGCTTTCCCGGCGTACGAGAAATGGATGCGCTCTTTCGCCGGTCGTTGGCAGAAAGGCGCGAGCCCGGGGCACTTCCTGGCCCCGTCGAGCCGGCCCGGCCTGTGGCTGCGCAACACGATGTTCCGCCGGGCCGCGGTCCGCCGGCTGCTGGTGAGCAGCTCGACGTCGCTGGCCAGCTCGGCCGATCTGCCGGACTATTCCTGA
- a CDS encoding maleylpyruvate isomerase family mycothiol-dependent enzyme, with translation MAKDIRPYALSRRRAADVAAAELRAFSDLLASLGDTDWALATDCDEWTVRDVAAHVCGQYEELARPTTLLRRLRTGRRRYPDRIALDAHNQVQIDDLGRLPPAALVAHLARYGPVAIRRIRLMPGVLRKISTERFYPEPPLAEPNLGYFVDVIVARDTWMHRIELSRATGRPFEVDDHDHEIVGQVVRDLDKAWRRPPLRLELTGPAGSTWQIGGSAPVESVTADTLAMMLHLSGRDGVDLPPDSPLEAARVVF, from the coding sequence ATGGCCAAGGACATCCGCCCGTACGCGCTGAGCCGGCGCCGCGCGGCCGACGTCGCCGCGGCGGAGCTGCGCGCGTTCAGCGACCTGCTGGCGTCCCTTGGCGACACCGACTGGGCGCTGGCCACCGACTGCGACGAGTGGACCGTACGAGACGTGGCCGCACACGTCTGCGGCCAATACGAGGAGCTCGCCCGGCCGACGACGCTGCTGCGCCGGCTGCGCACGGGCCGCCGGCGCTACCCGGACCGGATCGCGCTCGACGCGCACAACCAGGTGCAGATCGACGACCTCGGGCGGCTACCGCCCGCCGCGCTGGTCGCTCACCTGGCCCGCTACGGGCCGGTCGCGATCAGAAGGATCCGGCTGATGCCCGGCGTGCTGCGGAAGATCTCGACCGAGCGCTTCTACCCCGAGCCGCCGCTGGCCGAGCCCAACCTCGGCTACTTCGTCGACGTGATCGTCGCGCGCGACACCTGGATGCACCGGATCGAGCTGTCCCGAGCCACCGGACGTCCGTTCGAGGTCGACGACCACGACCACGAGATCGTCGGCCAGGTCGTCCGCGACCTCGACAAGGCCTGGCGCCGGCCGCCGCTGCGGCTGGAACTGACCGGCCCGGCCGGCAGCACCTGGCAGATCGGCGGCAGCGCGCCGGTCGAGTCGGTCACCGCCGACACGCTGGCGATGATGCTGCACCTCTCGGGCCGCGACGGCGTCGACCTGCCTCCCGACAGCCCACTGGAGGCGGCCCGGGTGGTCTTCTAG